In Parabacteroides timonensis, the genomic stretch GAATGTAGCTAATTATATTGCTTTGGAAGGTGATGTCGCTTATGGTAACTATCGCGTAGGTTCGGTTGCTATGGTAGGTGGCTCTTATGGTATGCTGATGTCTGATGCTATGCCGAAAAAAAATGAAAATGGTCAGACTGTATTGACATGGCGTGATAACTATCGTGCAGCTTTTGCTCAGCGTAGTGGTGTTGCAGAAGAAGTTGGTAGTTTGGTTCCGAAGTTCATGGGATCTATTTCTACAGGTGTGACCTGGAAAGACCTGAGCTTGCGTGTAGCATTGGATGCTCGTATCGGAGGTAAGATTGCTTCTTATTCAAGCAAATATGGACAGGCTTACGGTTATACTGAAACTTCACTGGACTTCCGTGATGAAGCTCATGGCGGTCTTACCTGGACATCTAACTATGCAGATTCTAAAGGTATGACATTCCATGACGGTGTTATCCCTGAAGGAGTGTTTGAAGCTGGTACAATGGCTACTTGTGTAGACGGTGTTAAACGTGATCTGGGTGGTATGAGTTATGCTGATGCCGTAGACAAAGGATATTTGGAACCGGTTCATGCATCTGATTATCACTATTGGACAAATGCCTGGGGTACGGGTACTGTAAATGATTATTGGGTTCATGATTTGAGTTATATCGCTTTACGTGAAGTAACCATCGGTTATCGTGTTCCGAAAAGTATCGCTTCTAAGATTGGTGCAAAAGGTTTGAATTTGTCTTTGAGTGCAAGAAACCTGGGTTATTTGTATAATTCACTGCCTAATAATATAAATCCGGAAAGTGTACGTAGTAATAAGTCGGCTGAGTTCCGTGAACGTTCTAACAGTCCGATCACATCCAGCTATATGTTCACAATTAACTTGGATTTCTAATTAATAAAAACGAAACAATATTATGAGATATAAATCTTTTATAGCCGCAGCCTTGTTAGGAACTTCTTTAGTAGTTGCTCCGGGGTGTAAAGATGAATTTGCGGAAACCAACAACAACCAGTCCGCTATAACTAAGCCGGATGTGCGTTATTTATTTACTCAGGTGTTGAGTGAATTCGAACCTTCCAAATATCAGCAGTGGTTCTATAACAATCTGGCTTATACATTACGTTGGACACAGGCAAATGTTCCGGATGGTGGTAATACAAGTTCTTTGAATTTGATGGGTGCTTACGAAGGTTCTCAGAGCCAGGTTGTCAATGTTAAACTCTATACAGAAGAAATAAATCACGTATTGTCGTTAATGGACGAAGAAGAAAGATCTACTTACGACAATATCCATGCTATGTGTAATCCTCTGTTGGTTTATCTAGGTATCTTCGGTACTGATATGTACGGATCAATGGCTTATTCGGAAGCTGGTAAAGCTTTACACGAAGAACTTCTGACTCCGGCTTATGAAACACAGGAATCTCTGTTCTCTACTTGGTTGGCTCAGCTGGACAGTGCAATTGAGGTATTGTTAGCAGACAAGGCCGGTCAGGTGAAACTGGATGCTCAGGATTTTGTCTATAAAGGGGATACGAAGTTATGGGCTCGGTTTGCTAATTCTCTGAAATTGAAGATTGCCGTTCGTATGTTACATGTCGATAAGGCTAAAGCTCTGAAAATCGCAGAAGAAGTAGTTAACAGCAAAGCAGGTTATATGAATCGCCTGGAAGATGATTTCTTCTATTGTAAAGGTTCTCAGGAATATCACTTCGGTGATGATGTTCTGGACGGACAGGGTAGAGGTATCGGTTCTAAGCAACTGATCTCGTTCCTGGTAAATAACAAAGACCCGCGTGTTCGTTTTATTTTCCAGAAAAATGATTTTAACTCGAAAGTAGTGCAGGCCTTCTTGGATCAGGGTAAAGAGTTACCTCCTTATATCAAAGAAGTGGCTGAGATCAAAGACAACAAGTTTGAAGGTTGGAAAGCTCCGGGTGAGCCTTGGGTTCGTTATTTCGGTAGCCCGATACAGACAAGTGCAAGAGAGAATGTAGAGTTGAACAGTGCTTATTTCAATTATGACATGTTCAAATTGAAAACAGCTAAGGGTGGTGATAAACAATATTATCCGTTAGCTCGTATGAATCGTGAGATGTTGCAGGGACAGAAGGATTATACTTTCCCCGACGCTCCGGATGTAACAGCAACTATCGACGATCAGGATCGCGGATGGTACGGCTTGCATTATTCTGCAGCAGAGGTTAATTTGTATTTGGCAGAGCTGAAACTATTGGGCGCTAATCTGCCTAATTCTGCAGAAAGCTATTATAAAGAAGCTATCCGTTTATCTGTTAGTGAATATGACAGACTGGCTTCTTTAAATCAGATTCCGTATTATTCAAGCGTATACGATAAGGACTTTGAAAAGACGATTAAACTGGAAGATGGTGAAATTGATGCTTTGTTGGAACAGGATGCTTATAAACTGACTGGTTCTGTAAAAGAACAATTGGAAAAAGTATATATTCAGGAATATATCCACTTCCTGTTATTCCCGACAGATCAGTTTGTACAGGTTCGTCGTTCTGGTGTTCCTATGAAGGGTAGTAAAATCCTGGCATGGGAAAACTTTACTGACGATGATACTTATTTCCCAATACCACGTCGTTGGACAATCAATGTGCCTTTGCAGAGTGATTTGATGTATCAGATAAAGAAAGATGCATACGAAGCACAGGGCTTTACAACCGGAACACAAGATGCCGGAGTTTTAAACAGCGAACGTGTTTGGTATGATAAGGG encodes the following:
- a CDS encoding SusD/RagB family nutrient-binding outer membrane lipoprotein, producing the protein MRYKSFIAAALLGTSLVVAPGCKDEFAETNNNQSAITKPDVRYLFTQVLSEFEPSKYQQWFYNNLAYTLRWTQANVPDGGNTSSLNLMGAYEGSQSQVVNVKLYTEEINHVLSLMDEEERSTYDNIHAMCNPLLVYLGIFGTDMYGSMAYSEAGKALHEELLTPAYETQESLFSTWLAQLDSAIEVLLADKAGQVKLDAQDFVYKGDTKLWARFANSLKLKIAVRMLHVDKAKALKIAEEVVNSKAGYMNRLEDDFFYCKGSQEYHFGDDVLDGQGRGIGSKQLISFLVNNKDPRVRFIFQKNDFNSKVVQAFLDQGKELPPYIKEVAEIKDNKFEGWKAPGEPWVRYFGSPIQTSARENVELNSAYFNYDMFKLKTAKGGDKQYYPLARMNREMLQGQKDYTFPDAPDVTATIDDQDRGWYGLHYSAAEVNLYLAELKLLGANLPNSAESYYKEAIRLSVSEYDRLASLNQIPYYSSVYDKDFEKTIKLEDGEIDALLEQDAYKLTGSVKEQLEKVYIQEYIHFLLFPTDQFVQVRRSGVPMKGSKILAWENFTDDDTYFPIPRRWTINVPLQSDLMYQIKKDAYEAQGFTTGTQDAGVLNSERVWYDKGAPNFGEGPNF